A single window of Jeotgalibacillus haloalkalitolerans DNA harbors:
- the pheS gene encoding phenylalanine--tRNA ligase subunit alpha: MEQRLQELKQEALEKVEHASDLKELNDVRVAYLGKKGPITEVLKGMGKLSAEERPKMGALANEVRDSITSAIEEKQEGLEKEAVEKQLAEESIDVTLPGRPVPAGHAHPLTTVIEEIEDLFISMGYTVEEGPEVEKDYYNFEALNLPKGHPARDMQDSFYITEDVLLRTHTSPVQARTMERHAGKGPVKIICPGKVYRRDNDDATHSHQFMQIEGLVVDENIRMSDLKGTLNVFAKKMFGEDREIRLRPSFFPFTEPSVEMDISCKICGGEGCSVCKGTGWIEILGAGMVHPNVLKMAGFDPEKYTGFAFGMGPERIAMLKYGIDDIRHFYTNDDRFLKQFARKEIR; encoded by the coding sequence ATGGAACAACGTTTACAGGAATTAAAGCAGGAAGCACTTGAAAAAGTTGAGCATGCCAGTGATTTAAAAGAATTGAATGACGTAAGGGTAGCTTACCTTGGCAAGAAGGGACCAATCACAGAAGTCCTTAAGGGCATGGGCAAACTCTCAGCTGAGGAACGTCCGAAAATGGGTGCCCTGGCTAACGAAGTGCGCGACAGTATTACGAGTGCAATTGAAGAAAAGCAGGAAGGTCTTGAAAAGGAAGCTGTTGAAAAGCAGCTTGCTGAAGAATCAATTGATGTCACACTGCCTGGCCGTCCTGTACCAGCTGGACATGCACACCCGCTGACGACAGTCATTGAGGAAATTGAAGATTTGTTTATTTCAATGGGTTATACAGTGGAAGAAGGTCCTGAAGTTGAAAAGGATTACTACAATTTTGAGGCGCTTAATCTTCCTAAGGGTCACCCGGCAAGAGATATGCAGGATTCCTTCTATATTACTGAGGATGTACTGCTCAGAACGCATACGTCACCTGTTCAGGCGAGAACAATGGAACGTCACGCCGGCAAAGGTCCTGTCAAGATTATCTGTCCGGGTAAAGTGTACCGCCGTGATAATGATGACGCGACACACTCTCATCAGTTCATGCAAATTGAAGGACTCGTTGTAGATGAAAACATCCGTATGAGTGACCTGAAAGGTACGCTGAATGTATTTGCGAAGAAAATGTTCGGGGAAGACCGTGAAATCAGATTACGTCCAAGCTTCTTCCCGTTTACAGAGCCATCAGTTGAAATGGATATTTCATGTAAGATCTGTGGCGGAGAAGGCTGCAGCGTATGTAAAGGTACCGGCTGGATTGAAATTCTTGGTGCCGGTATGGTGCATCCGAATGTACTGAAAATGGCAGGGTTTGATCCTGAGAAATACACAGGGTTTGCATTTGGTATGGGACCGGAGCGGATTGCGATGCTGAAATACGGTATTGATGACATCCGTCATTTCTACACAAATGATGACCGTTTCCTAAAACAATTCGCCCGTAAAGAAATTCGCTAA
- a CDS encoding TrmH family RNA methyltransferase — MNVIQSLQNTKVKEWKKLTTKKGRDKSGLFLVEGWHLTEEAIKADAVTEAIVKEGIELPPYMDSVEIHFVTEEISLALAETEHTQGVFAVCRQPEAAFDALNASNILMLDAIQDPGNIGTMIRTADAAGIDAVILGKGTADPYNAKVLRSAQGSHFHLPILKQDLLSVIEHCKESGIPVYGTSLQGAVTYKEAAPVEKFALIMGNEGAGVNSELLTLTDQNLYIPIYGKSESLNVAIAAGILLYHLKGE, encoded by the coding sequence ATAAATGTGATTCAATCACTGCAAAATACAAAGGTAAAAGAATGGAAAAAGCTGACGACCAAAAAGGGCCGTGATAAAAGCGGGTTATTTCTCGTGGAGGGATGGCACCTGACAGAGGAAGCAATCAAAGCGGATGCAGTGACAGAAGCAATTGTAAAAGAAGGAATTGAGCTGCCGCCTTATATGGATTCAGTCGAGATCCACTTTGTAACGGAGGAAATTTCTCTAGCACTTGCTGAAACGGAGCATACACAGGGTGTTTTCGCAGTTTGCAGACAGCCGGAAGCAGCATTCGATGCACTGAATGCATCTAACATTTTGATGCTGGATGCGATTCAGGATCCGGGTAATATCGGCACCATGATCAGAACGGCTGACGCTGCCGGAATTGACGCAGTCATTCTTGGTAAAGGAACAGCTGATCCTTACAATGCGAAAGTTCTCCGTTCCGCTCAGGGCAGTCATTTTCACCTGCCGATACTGAAGCAGGATCTGCTGTCAGTTATTGAGCACTGTAAAGAGAGCGGAATTCCTGTGTACGGAACATCTCTTCAGGGAGCCGTGACATATAAGGAAGCTGCACCTGTTGAAAAGTTTGCCCTGATTATGGGGAACGAGGGAGCAGGTGTAAACAGTGAACTGCTTACACTCACTGATCAGAACCTTTATATACCGATCTATGGGAAAAGCGAATCTCTCAATGTAGCGATTGCAGCGGGGATTCTGCTTTATCATTTGAAAGGTGAATGA
- the sspI gene encoding small acid-soluble spore protein SspI, producing the protein MNLNIRQTVVHNVKDNNIEQLQDTIVDSIQREEEQLLPGLGVLFEIIWKQSSEQDQQQMLQKLESGLKH; encoded by the coding sequence ATGAATCTGAATATCAGACAGACAGTCGTGCACAATGTAAAAGATAATAATATTGAACAACTGCAGGATACGATCGTGGATTCAATTCAGCGCGAAGAGGAACAGCTGCTGCCTGGTCTTGGCGTATTGTTTGAAATCATCTGGAAACAAAGCAGTGAGCAGGATCAGCAGCAGATGTTACAGAAGCTTGAAAGCGGCTTGAAACATTAA
- a CDS encoding small multi-drug export protein: MLIIEYALLFLAAATPWLEIALVVPLGIIRGLSPFWVMVTGFAGNLLTVFLLIVLFQKVKEYLAKRNEKKQGKEGKRQTRARNIWNKYGLPGLSLLGPILIGTHIAAFIAMSLGADKTRVLVWQIVSIALWTLAFGYAAVFGVDFLINT, translated from the coding sequence ATGCTGATTATTGAATATGCGCTGTTATTCTTAGCAGCAGCAACACCATGGCTTGAGATTGCGCTTGTTGTGCCGCTTGGTATTATCAGGGGGCTGTCACCATTCTGGGTAATGGTCACAGGCTTTGCAGGGAATCTGCTCACTGTATTTTTGCTAATTGTGTTATTTCAAAAAGTAAAAGAGTACTTAGCGAAAAGAAATGAAAAAAAACAGGGCAAAGAAGGAAAACGTCAGACCAGAGCCCGTAATATCTGGAACAAATACGGTCTTCCCGGACTTTCCCTGCTTGGCCCGATATTAATTGGTACTCATATTGCAGCGTTTATTGCGATGTCACTCGGTGCTGATAAAACAAGAGTGCTCGTCTGGCAGATCGTCAGTATTGCTTTATGGACACTTGCATTTGGCTATGCGGCAGTGTTTGGCGTGGATTTCCTGATTAATACTTAA
- a CDS encoding M42 family metallopeptidase — translation MTKYDEQLTMLKDLTDAKGIPGNEREPREVMKKYISPFADEVTTDGIGSLIAKKSGEAGGPRVMVAGHLDEVGFMITQIDDKGFLKFQTVGGWWSQVMLAQRVTIVTKKGDITGVIGSKPPHILPPEARKKPVDIKDMFIDIGAASREEAVEWGVTPGDMAVPYFEFTVMNNDKMLLAKAWDNRIGCAIAIDVLRQLKGQQHPNEVYGVGTVQEEVGLRGARTAAAAVNPDIGIAVDVGIAGDTPGISAKEASSKMGKGPQIILYDASMVGHKGLRDFITNIADEHGIPYQFDAIAGGGTDAGSIHLSATGAPSIAITVASRYIHSHAAMIHKDDYENAVKLIVEVVKKLDRDAVNSITFD, via the coding sequence ATGACAAAGTATGATGAGCAGCTGACAATGCTGAAAGATTTAACAGACGCTAAAGGGATTCCTGGTAATGAACGTGAACCGAGAGAGGTTATGAAAAAATACATATCACCGTTTGCTGATGAAGTCACAACAGACGGTATTGGCAGCTTAATCGCTAAGAAATCCGGTGAAGCAGGTGGACCACGCGTCATGGTGGCAGGTCACCTTGATGAAGTCGGGTTTATGATTACACAAATCGATGATAAAGGCTTTCTGAAATTCCAGACAGTCGGTGGCTGGTGGTCACAGGTCATGCTTGCACAGCGTGTGACAATCGTAACGAAAAAAGGGGATATCACTGGTGTGATCGGCTCAAAGCCGCCGCACATTCTGCCTCCTGAAGCGCGTAAAAAGCCGGTAGACATTAAAGATATGTTTATTGATATCGGTGCCGCGTCAAGAGAAGAAGCAGTCGAGTGGGGTGTAACACCTGGCGATATGGCTGTACCTTATTTTGAATTCACTGTGATGAATAATGATAAGATGCTTTTAGCAAAAGCCTGGGATAACAGAATCGGCTGTGCAATTGCAATTGACGTGTTAAGACAGCTGAAAGGTCAGCAGCACCCGAATGAAGTATATGGTGTCGGCACGGTTCAGGAAGAAGTCGGTCTGCGCGGTGCACGTACAGCTGCAGCAGCTGTAAATCCTGATATTGGAATTGCGGTTGATGTTGGTATTGCAGGTGATACACCAGGTATCTCCGCAAAAGAAGCAAGCTCTAAAATGGGTAAGGGTCCTCAGATCATTCTTTATGATGCTTCAATGGTTGGTCATAAAGGGCTGAGAGATTTCATCACAAATATCGCAGATGAGCACGGTATTCCTTATCAATTCGATGCCATTGCAGGCGGCGGAACGGATGCAGGCTCAATTCACTTGTCTGCAACTGGTGCACCTTCGATTGCGATTACGGTAGCGTCACGCTATATCCACTCACATGCAGCGATGATTCATAAAGATGATTATGAAAATGCTGTGAAACTGATTGTTGAAGTGGTGAAGAAGCTGGACCGTGATGCAGTTAATTCGATTACGTTTGACTAA
- a CDS encoding dCTP deaminase domain-containing protein, with protein sequence MSVIPFVFEGDNRNITNNIDEFVLSEKKLYLTYELENTKINNRKDSNISYNLRVGKEYRDHRETGKTDIKIDDTFTLHPGNAIVIQTEEYFNFPKTYFGQILPKVSLLHEGVSNTTSKVDPGFKGYLYITIFNLGKKPRIFKRGDEFCSLILHDVGEGVTAYDKPPPNLPGKDKLKKMAKLHDFIDRNGVSLSVLLSIISILLVIFHAILAILNLI encoded by the coding sequence ATGTCTGTTATTCCTTTTGTATTTGAAGGCGATAATCGCAATATAACTAATAATATTGACGAATTTGTACTTAGTGAGAAGAAATTATATTTAACATATGAGTTAGAAAATACAAAGATTAATAATAGGAAAGACTCAAATATTTCATATAACCTTCGGGTTGGTAAAGAGTACAGAGATCACAGAGAAACTGGGAAAACTGATATAAAAATTGATGATACTTTTACACTTCATCCTGGAAACGCAATAGTTATTCAAACTGAAGAGTACTTTAATTTTCCAAAAACATATTTTGGACAAATATTGCCTAAGGTATCACTTTTGCATGAAGGTGTTTCGAATACCACGTCTAAAGTAGACCCTGGCTTCAAAGGGTATCTATACATTACAATCTTCAATCTCGGAAAAAAACCAAGGATTTTTAAAAGAGGAGATGAATTTTGTTCTTTAATTTTGCATGATGTAGGTGAAGGGGTAACAGCTTATGATAAACCCCCTCCGAACTTACCTGGGAAAGACAAGTTGAAGAAAATGGCTAAATTACATGATTTTATTGATAGAAATGGTGTTTCATTAAGTGTATTACTTAGTATAATATCAATACTTTTAGTTATATTTCATGCTATACTTGCAATATTGAATTTAATTTAG
- the dcd gene encoding dCTP deaminase gives MILSGKEIKKALNKDIIITPFNESYLNSNSYDLTLNEELLVYKDEMLDMKRNNETKKIVIPDEGYTLLPGKVYLASTNEYTDVRNYIPIIEGRSSVGRLGLFVHISSPYGNIGYKGKWVLELTAVQPLKIYKDVKICQIIFQEINGEYEPYNNKYQDTKDVSSSKLYKEFD, from the coding sequence ATGATTTTATCTGGAAAAGAAATAAAAAAAGCGCTTAATAAAGATATAATTATTACTCCTTTTAATGAATCTTATCTAAACTCAAATAGTTATGATCTTACTCTCAATGAGGAACTCTTAGTCTATAAGGATGAGATGTTAGATATGAAACGCAATAATGAAACAAAGAAAATAGTTATTCCGGATGAAGGATATACTCTGTTGCCAGGTAAGGTTTATTTAGCTAGTACGAATGAATACACCGATGTAAGAAACTATATCCCAATTATTGAAGGACGTTCATCAGTAGGGAGACTAGGTCTATTTGTACATATTTCTTCGCCATATGGTAATATTGGGTATAAAGGGAAATGGGTACTAGAACTTACTGCAGTTCAACCTTTAAAAATATATAAAGATGTTAAAATATGCCAAATAATATTCCAAGAGATTAATGGTGAATACGAACCTTATAATAATAAATACCAAGACACTAAAGATGTTTCATCAAGTAAATTGTATAAAGAATTTGATTAA
- a CDS encoding dUTP diphosphatase, giving the protein MWQTLLSKQKKLDDFISSTKNLEIQNVEEKRDLLILSLMVELGELANETKCFKYWSNSQPSEKKVILEEYVDVLHFLLSLGIELEFKDLPDFDDGSFTDNKELSAIFLNLYSSINNLRTNFSVESYIKCFNEFMIIGSKLDFTQEEIYESYIVKNAVNVRRQENGY; this is encoded by the coding sequence ATGTGGCAAACATTATTATCAAAGCAAAAGAAGCTGGATGATTTCATATCTTCAACGAAAAATCTAGAAATTCAAAACGTTGAAGAAAAAAGAGACCTTTTAATTTTATCATTAATGGTAGAATTAGGGGAGTTGGCAAATGAAACAAAATGTTTTAAGTACTGGAGTAACTCACAACCATCCGAAAAAAAAGTAATACTAGAAGAATATGTGGATGTTCTTCATTTTTTATTATCATTAGGGATAGAATTAGAATTTAAAGATCTCCCTGATTTTGACGATGGAAGTTTTACAGACAATAAAGAATTATCCGCAATTTTCTTAAATTTATATTCATCAATTAATAACTTACGAACTAATTTTTCAGTGGAATCATATATCAAATGTTTTAATGAATTTATGATAATCGGATCAAAACTTGATTTCACACAAGAAGAAATATATGAAAGTTATATTGTTAAAAATGCTGTTAACGTTAGAAGACAAGAAAATGGATATTAA